A genomic window from Cricetulus griseus strain 17A/GY chromosome 4, alternate assembly CriGri-PICRH-1.0, whole genome shotgun sequence includes:
- the LOC113835158 gene encoding upstream-binding factor 1-like protein 1, with protein sequence MASFDKQNHWSEKDIRKLLECMKNNIPSDDSRSFKKTLEELDWDKVAFEHFSGEVCKQKWMQISHNLRKSRTLSELVLEASELTKEPQKTKTVKKYPDFPKRPLTPYLRFYKEQRAKYSEMYPKYSNSQLTKILAEKYKQLPKEIKEKYIKDFQKENQEFQEKLTKFRENHSSVDVEHSEKSVVPRNHQTKVPKKSQGDMKHVKSSLKTEIPKTLPPVMKFRGEPKKPPMNGYHKFHQESWSSQELHHLTLRQRRVEISRRWQRISQHMREQYNIQAEALQKQYWVEMDLWLKGLSPEEYSAYKETRANYGKRKNFAVSGGINHKCQPTHLQSPSAKEQQVGSEEMQGLLAPRGDSRKTIQGQDGDTQEIRKNVMEDSSSSSDSSSSSDSSSSSDSSSSSDSSSSSDSSSADEGEDNGHLP encoded by the coding sequence ATGGCATCATTTGATAAACAAAATCATTGGTCTGAAAAAGACATTCGGAAGTTACTGGAatgtatgaaaaataatataCCCTCAGACGACTCCCGATCATTCAAAAAAACCCTGGAAGAACTAGACTGGGACAAAGTAGCTTTTGAACATTTTTCCGGAGAAGTATGCAAACAGAAGTGGATGCAGATTTCTCATAATTTGAGGAAGTCCCGCACACTGTCAGAATTAGTGCTGGAAGCCTCTGAACTTACTAAAGAACCTCAGAAAACTAAGACAGTAAAGAAATATCCTGACTTCCCAAAAAGACCCCTGACTCCCTATCTGCGCTTTTACAAGGAGCAGCGGGCCAAGTACAGTGAGATGTATCCTAAGTACAGCAACAGTCAGCTGACCAAAATCCTGGCTGAGAAATACAAGCAGCTGCCaaaagaaatcaaggagaaaTATATTAAGGACTTCCAGAAGGAGAACCAAGAGTTTCAGGAAAAACTGACTAAATTCAGGGAAAACCACTCCAGTGTAGATGTAGAACATTCTGAGAAATCTGTGGTGCCCAGGAACCACCAAACCAAAGTCCCTAAGAAATCTCAAGGAGATATGAAACACGTAAAGTCCTCTCTAAAAACAGAAATTCCAAAAACACTTCCCCCAGTGATGAAATTTCGGGGAGAACCCAAGAAACCCCCTATGAACGGATATCACAAATTTCACCAAGAATCATGGTCAAGTCAGGAGCTGCACCATCTAACCCTTCGGCAGCGCCGGGTTGAGATTAGCAGACGATGGCAGCGAATCTCACAGCACATGAGAGAGCAGTATAACATTCAGGCTGAAGCGCTACAGAAACAATACTGGGTGGAGATGGACCTCTGGCTCAAGGGATTGTCACCAGAGGAATACAGTGCATACAAAGAGACACGAGCCAACTATGGTAAGCGAAAGAACTTTGCCGTATCTGGAGGCATAAACCACAAGTGTCAACCAACACATCTGCAGTCGCCCTCAGCAAAGGAACAGCAAGTCGGGTCTGAAGAAATGCAAGGGCTGCTGGCTCCTAGAGGAGATTCCCGAAAGACTATTCAGGGCCAAGATGGTGACACCCAGGAAATCAGGAAGAATGTGATGGAAGACTCCAGCAGCTCCTCAGACTCCAGCAGCTCCTCAGACTCTAGCAGTTCCTCAGACTCTAGCAGTTCCTCAGACTCTAGCAGTTCTTCAGACTCCAGCAGTGCAGATGAAGGTGAAGATAATGGACATCTTCCTTAG